A section of the Labrus mixtus chromosome 15, fLabMix1.1, whole genome shotgun sequence genome encodes:
- the grm6a gene encoding glutamate receptor, metabotropic 6a, whose translation MTSSGPAPPSLPVHRLQPVLFRIGQSSGQSSLWLHHFLSFWMWISLQMVQVSASHQHFHPHSIKIPGDITLGGLFPIHARGPHGLPCGELKKEKGIHRMEAMLYALDQVNSDPMLLPNITLGARILDTCSRDTYALEQSLTFVQALIQKDTSDIRCSNGEPPLIRKPERVVGVIGASASSVSIMVANILRLFEIPQVSYASTAPELSDNNRYDFFSRVVPPDSYQAQTMLDIVKALGWNYVSTLASEGSYGESGVEAFMQISREAGGVCIAQSVKIPREPTAGEFDKIVNRLMETSNARGVIIFANEDDIKRVLEAARRANLTGHFLFVGSDSWGAKSSPITELEDVAEGAVTILPKRASIDGFDEYFLSRSLENNRRNIWFNEFWEDDFRCKLTRPGIKLDPDKKKCTGQEKIGRDSAYEQEGKVQFVIDAVYAVANALHNMKQDLCPGSSGVCDNMDPVEGRLLLEYIRAVNFNGSAGTTVLFNENGDAPGRYDIFQYQLTNHSHPGYHVIGQWTNNLRLNLEEMQWSGGDKSVPGSVCSFPCNPGERKKMVKGVPCCWHCELCDGYQYQVDEFNCETCPSDMRPAPNRTTCRPTPIIKLEWNSPWALVPASLAMLGILATSAVVITFIRFHDTPIVRASGRELSYVLLTGIFLIYLITFLMIAEPGVFACAFRRLLLGLGMAITYSAMLTKTNRIYRIFEQGKRSVTPPKFISPTSQLIITFILSSVQVLGVFVWFAVVPPHTIIDYEELRPPNPDLARGILKCDMSDLSIICCLSYSIVLMVTCTVYAVKSRGVPETFNEAKPIGFTMYTTCIIWLAFVPIFFGTAQSTEKMFIQTATLTVSMSLSAFVSLGMLYMPKVYVIIFHPEQNVQKRKKSFKAVVQAAKMSGKQNGETKIEPDRSQ comes from the exons atgacatcatcagggcccgcccccccctccctcccagtGCACCGTCTTCAGCCTGTCTTATTCAGGATCGGACAGAGCTCCGGCCAGTCTTCACTCTGGCTCCACCACTTCCTGTCTTTCTGGATGTGGATTAGCTTACAGATGGTTCAGGTGAGCGCCTCGCACCAGCACTTCCACCCACACTCCATCAAGATACCTGGTGACATCACTCTGGGGGGGCTGTTCCCTATACATGCCCGTGGCCCCCACGGTCTACCATGTGGCGagctgaagaaggagaaggggaTCCACCGCATGGAGGCCATGTTGTACGCTTTGGACCAGGTCAACAGCGACCCGATGCTGCTGCCCAACATCACGCTGGGGGCCCGCATCCTGGACACCTGCTCCAGAGACACATACGCCCTGGAGCAGTCGCTCACCTTCGTCCAGGCGCTGATCCAGAAAGACACGTCCGACATACGCTGCTCCAATGGAGAACCGCCCCTCATCCGCAAACCAGAAAGGGTGGTGGGCGTGATCGGGGCGTCGGCCAGCTCCGTGTCCATCATGGTGGCCAACATCCTGAGACTGTTTGAG ATCCCTCAGGTGAGCTACGCCTCCACGGCTCCGGAGCTCAGTGATAACAACCGGTATGACTTCTTCTCACGGGTGGTTCCTCCAGACTCATACCAGGCTCAGACCATGCTGGACATTGTGAAGGCGCTGGGCTGGAACTATGTGTCCACGCtggcgtctgaaggaagctacGGCGAGAGCGGAGTCGAAGCCTTCATGCAGATCTCCAGAGAGGCCG ggGGCGTGTGTATCGCTCAGTCGGTGAAGATTCCTCGCGAGCCGACGGCCGGTGAGTTTGATAAAATCGTGAATCGTCTGATGGAGACGAGTAACGCCCGAGGAGTGATCATCTTCGCCAACGAGGACGACATCAA GCGTGTCCTCGAGGCAGCGAGACGTGCTAACCTGacgggtcacttcctgtttgtgggATCAGACAGCTGGGGGGCGAAGAGTTCACCAATCACAGAGCTTGAAGACGTCGCCGAGGGCGCTGTAACCATCCTGCCAAAACGAGCGTCGATAGACG gctTTGATGAGTACTTCCTGTCTCGCTCTCTGGAGAACAATCGGAGGAACATTTGGTTTAACGAGTTCTGGGAGGACGACTTCAGGTGCAAACTGACCCGCCCTGGGATCAAACTGGACCCTGACAAGAAGAAATGTACAG GTCAGGAGAAGATCGGTCGGGACTCTGCGTACGAGCAGGAGGGGAAGGTCCAGTTTGTGATCGACGCCGTGTACGCAGTGGCGAACGCTCTGCACAACATGAAGCAGGATCTGTGTCCCGGCAGCTCCGGAGTCTGCGACAACATGGACCCCGTGGAGGGACGGCTGCTGCTCGAATACATCCGAGCGGTCAACTTCAACG GAAGTGCGGGTACGACAGTTCTGTTTAATGAGAACGGAGACGCTCCGGGTCGTTACGACATCTTTCAGTACCAGCTGACCAATCACAGTCATCCTGGATACCATGTGATCGGCCAATGGACCAATAACCTGAGACTCAAC CTGGAGGAGATGCAGTGGTCTGGAGGAGATAAATCTGTTCCAGGGTCAGTTTGCAGTTTTCCATGTAATccaggagagaggaagaagatggTGAAGGGGGTCCCCTGCTGCTGGCACTGTGAG ctctgtgacgGGTACCAGTACCAGGTGGATGAGTTTAACTGTGAGACCTGTCCATCAGACATGCGCCCCGCCCCCAACAGGACTACCTGTCGACCGACTCCGATCATCAAACTGGAGTGGAACTCCCCCTGGGCCCTAGTGCCAGCCTCTCTTGCCATGCTTGGTATCCTAGCAACCAGTGCAGTGGTGATCACCTTCATCCGCTTCCATGACACGCCCATCGTCAGGGCGTCAGGGAGGGAGCTCAGTTACGTCCTTCTGACAG gTATCTTCCTGATCTACTTGATCACCTTCCTGATGATCGCTGAACCAGGTGTGTTTGCGTGTGCGTTCCGGCGCCTCCTGCTGGGCCTCGGTATGGCGATCACGTACTCTGCCATGTTGACCAAAACCAACCGGATCTACCGGATCTTCGAACAGGGCAAGAGGTCCGTGACTCCCCCCAAATTCATTAGCCCCACCTCCCAgctcatcatcaccttcatcctcAGCTCCGTCCAG gtCCTTGGCGTCTTCGTATGGTTTGCTGTTGTCCCTCCACACACCATCATCGACTATGAGGAGCTCCGCCCCCCGAACCCTGACCTGGCCCGAGGCATCCTGAAGTGTGACATGTCAGACCTGTCAATCATCTGCTGCCTCAGCTACAGCATCGTGCTCATG GTAACGTGTACTGTGTATGCAGTGAAGAGTCGCGGTGTTCCAGAAACGTTCAACGAAGCCAAACCGATCGGTTTCACAATGTACACCACCTGCATCATCTGGCTCGCCTTTGTACCCATCTTCTTTGGCACTGCCCAGTCTACCGAGAAG ATGTTCATCCAGACGGCCACTCTGACCGTCTCCATGTCTCTCAGTGCCTTCGTGTCCCTCGGGATGCTCTACATGCCGAAGGTTTACGTCATCATCTTCCACCCAGAGCAGAACGttcagaagaggaaaaagagctTCAAG GCCGTTGTCCAGGCTGCCAAGATGAGCGGGAAACAGAATGGAGAGACAAAGATTGAACCGGACAGGTCACAGTAA